The nucleotide sequence TACCAATAAAGCATGCTGTAATTTTGCTGTATTTCTAAAAGAATATCTTTCTCGAGTCTTAGAATATTAGAATGTGCTCatttaaaagaagaaagagataGAGTATGTGCTTTTTTCAATTATACAAATAAACCATTGTTTCACAAAAAATAGAGTATCCACTAATGTAAGAACCCTTCAGAATTCATTATTTTCCTTCTGGCTTGCCCTCATTGTTCTTAACTTGCTACATTATATGAACCAAATATCACCTTAAAACTTCATTTCTATTTTCTGCAGAACTCTAACCAGTGATGGAAGCACGTGATTAGATAAGGTTCTATATTTCATAGGCAATGACAGTTTATATTTGAAGTTCTGAAGAGTTAAGTAAGAAACTCAGGCTGATTACAGTTGTCATATTCTAATGTTTACTGCCCTACATTAACTTGAACTAGGCGATAGTATCATGGAGCCAGAACAACATGCAGTGACGTGAAAAGGACCGGTTTCAGAATAAAGGTAAACAGGACTAGGTATATGGAGTTTCAGACCTCGAAGACAATCTTGTAGGGTTCCTTGAGACATATATTCATAGACAAGTGCCAGATAGCATCCATCATTTCAGTAACCGATCATAGAAACTAAATTTCGATGATGAACCCTTGTAGAGTGTTGAGCCTGAAAAAAGAAAATACAGCGTTATTTTGTGAACTCAGCAACACCAGCATTCAAATAACAGTCACATGATGGAAGCACAATAGTAAGTGGTGAACATTCACTAGAATCTAAATGGTCATGAATATGGCATGATTGCTCAAGAATATTATGAAGAGATGTCTGGACTCTGGAGAAGTATATCTCCTTCTATTCTGACTCCTAAATGAATTACCTAGTCATCAAGAACCAATTACCTCAGCAAGAAACTCTTTATTCCCTTGTGATGACTGAGATCGCATCTTGACTGCAACTTCAGTGCCATCTTCCAAACAACCGTGGAAGACAGTCCCAAATCCTCCTTCCCCTAGGACCTTTTGAAAGTTATCAGTTACATTCTTCAACTCCATGTATGTGAATTGGCGAATTCAAGTTGCAATAAATCATGACCATGATTATTCACTTGCTTGGAGAAGCATTCATTCTGTGGCTTCATGGTGATACCTTTTCTTGAGCCTTTAAAATAAGCTTGATATCAGCAAATGCAGTCTACATAAATTTGAgcaaaagataataattcactaattgtaattctttcagaATTAAACCTGCTCTTGGCACAACTTCAAGAGCTTCACTTTGAGAAAGCTTACCTTTTTGCTCCTCAGCTTCCAGAGTGTGACTTCCACCATCAGCACTAGTATAACAGGTACTAGACAAATAATCACTATCAGAGGTGTTGCCATCTTTTTTTATGTTGGAGTCACCTTACGTGAAGTTCCATTGTAACAGAGGTATGGATTCCCTTCAATTCTAGCATTAGAATTTAACTTTGTTCTTGTTTTAGAATATAGATGGCTATCAAAGGGAAAATATGACCCAAGctcaaaaagaggaaaaaagagaTGGGAGTATGAAAGAAGTTTAGTTGTCATCTTTACAATTCTCCAAGAGAAAGAACAaccttttttgaaaattttgaagtccCTGTAAAAGTGCAGTAGACAACAGAATAATCCAAACCTCCTTgaaacatgaaggagaaattataGCTATTTATTACTTCAGGTAAAGGTACCAAATTTCCTGTTCCTTCTATAAATACTTGGCCATTATTTTACTGAAATCCAGTGTTCTGGGAGTCCTATATAGAGTTATATTATTGACAGCAAAACCTGTTCATAGTATAACCAGAGAAAATTGTTTATGCATTGAGAATAGATTTTGGAGAGTTGGAGCTCTTGTTCATGGTTTCTGATACAAATATGGATTTTCCAAGAGACAGTTGTTCCATAGGTTTCCCTCGTTCTAAAATTGAAACTTCCAATAGAATTTAGGTATGAGATGTCTAAAAAAAAAAGAGCCAAACTCATCATTTCTTAAAAGACCTAATGGTTCTTTGAAAATCTCATCTCATTTGGTCATAACAGGTTGAAACAGACCAAACTTCAACAAAACATGTTCAAAATTGCCTGAAGCCACTGATACAGTCCGAAACTCTTACCACTTCCTGGAAGCACCTCCATCTCAAGTGTCAGAAAACTTGGCATGTCACACAGGCAAAATGGCATGGTGTTTCTAACCTTGAATTGGATGAAGCTTACATATCTGTTGGTAGCCTAATGCTACCTCCTTCCATGTGTTAACTAGCTTATTACATTAAACGTACACTGTCATGCAGAAAAAGCAAAATATTTTAGATGATAGGCCTTCGTGTCATGGAAAAGTTGCTCTTTTATGATCTAGATGACCAGAATTGAAGTCATGAAAATAGTCTCTTTGCTCGCAGAATTAAGGTTACAAAGATCTTCCCTAGACCTTATATTGATGGAAGCCTTGTGCTCTGTCCCGCATCATTTTATGAAACTCCACTAAATCCTCATTCCGACCTCAATTTCTTAGTAAATTTCTACAATGTTCACCATTTTTAAAGCTTTCCTCAAATTCATCTGAAAAATGAACTCAATAAATTCAAAGGAAACATGGAACCTAGCACCTTTGCATGTCAAATTATTAACACCTTAATTACCAACAACTTTTTCATTCCTTGAACTCTTTAAACATCAACATTAGCTCTTTGAAGTCATGAATGAGTAAAAACCAACAGGAAGGACCTAATGTTTGAACATAGCACAAACCTTAAGGTAAGAAATCCATTTTGTGATTTCTCAAGGAGGGAAGAAGGAATTGTTCCATTTAACTGGTTGCTTGTCAAGTCTCTGCGATAAATCATGAGATGTTAAATTATTAAGCTTCCATTTCTATGTTTAAAGAAAACAACGAAAATACTTACAGGAGTTTGAGGGAAGTTAGTTCAGCTAGAACATCAGGTATTGTCCCTGTTAGGTTGTTGTGAGACAAGTCCCTGAAAAATGTCATAAACAGTTATCATCATTCTAAAGGTCTAATAGTTACTGCTTATTGCTTCAAGTTTAAATTTGTTGAACTCAAGGCCCAGAATTCAACAACCTGACATTATTAATTAAAGCTAAAACTTGATGAGGAGGGTTAACATGTTTCAGAGCCTGGAGGATGGCATTTAGTCAAAAATTTAGACATGATAAAATCAGTAATTCATAGCTGACATGGATCCTTTCTACCAGCATAGATTTTTCAACATTCAAAGGTCTGATATGTCATTTAAATTCTGATGGTTCTTGGATGATCCCACATGATAATAGTGGATCTGCATTTATAAATAGAAGGCCTAGTTGTGGGCTTGGTTTTGCAGGGTGCTCCAGTAGGAAATGCAGATTTGTTTCTGTGACGGAGGCAACTGCTCTGAGAGATGGTCTTTTATAGGCCTTACAGAAAGAGATCGCATGTCTAATTTTAGAGATGGATTTAATTACATTATTCACTTGGCTTGATGGAAGGGATAATTGTCCTTGGCTACCTAAGTCTATCCTTAAGGATTGTGTAGCTATAAAGAATATAAGTTGTGCATAACAAATCATGTGTTTCATGAGGCTAATCATGCAGCTCATTGATGAGCATCACTTGGCCATGAATCTGAAGCTGATCATAAGTGGGAAACCCACGTTGAGGGAGAGTTGTGGTTTCTTCTCTCCGAGAATATTTGTGGTGCATATACTATGTTATTCAATTAACAGTAAATGTTTTTTTATTTCTTGAAAACAGGCAGTTCCAGGTCTAATGACTATGTAGAACATATCAAATCTTTTGTAGATCAATTGATGACCTAGTCATTATTAAGACCAAAATTACAGTAGAAGGCATATATTTTGCTTTAGAATATTAAGGATTTCATCTCATATTATTAATTACTACATAGTCATTAGACCTGGAACTGCCTGTTTTCAAATCTTTTGTAGATCAATTGATGACCTAGTCATTATTAAGACCAAAATTACAGTAGAAGGCATATATTTTGCTTTAGAATATTAAGGATTTCATCTCAAATTATTAATTACTCTCAAATCTTTTCTCCATGTATGGGACTCTGAGATGTGCATGATTTCAGAATAGATGCCTGGCCTCTACATGGAACTCGGCATTGGCTCCAATAAAGGCTAATAATTGTTTACCATGTTCGATGACTTTgccaagaaaaggaaaagaaattagcTTGAGATCAGTAGCCTTACAGGTAGTCAATTGCACCAAGGCTGGCAAAAGACTTGTTTATTTCACCGGTTAATCCACTTGATGATAGATTCCTGCAGAATATTTCAACTGGTAAATATATTGTGCTATACATTCTCATGATGTAATAGCAATGCATTCATGATCTATAGCTTAATTTTGATACAACTCTCTCTTAAAGAAACTCACAGAGTAGTGATCCTTGGATGATTCAAGATGCTGAAAGTACAGTTTATTCCATCCCAAGCAAATGCCTTTGGAGAACATGGATCTCCCATCCAATTCCTCTTGATCTTATACCAAGCTTCGATCATCATCATGGCATTAACTGATACAATGACCAACTCAGAGGAGAGTACAAATAAGTTATTTCAATTATGAAAAGCTGTttgataaaaatagaaaaagaaacctATGTTGGCATGTGAGCAAAGTGCATATAACCTACCAAACAAAGAAACCAATAGAATTGAGTCACATATTCATGTGCTAATTCTTCTTCCCATCATGGATACCTCTTAACCCCAACCAGTATTATCCTGCTCTGTAAATGCATCCAACATCAATATATTTATCCTTTCTTTACATTGATGACCCTCGAAATAATGGGATCAAGGATTGATATTCGAATATACACTCCTGTGATATATAGCATACCTGTGAACAATATGTAATTTAACTGAAGAAAATTCTGGGTTCATTTAGTTCAGTGTTTTAATCCAAAATTGTGCTTcattgattttaaattattagtAATAAAGGCTTCAAACTTGAGGAACAGACtgaagcaaaagaattataaagcTCTTATTATGCTTTTATGACAAACGGGCTTCATTTTTCCATTTTGTTTCGATCGTTTTCAGGGACATTATATCAAGCAGTTTAGAGGCATAAATTTTTTGCTTCATACCCTAGCGCAAGAAAGCAAAACAAAAGAGGGAAAGTCGCGTCGTACCGTCCCCAGCATCAGACGGCACATTGGCGTCGTTCATCCTCGAGTAGATCTCCACGGCGTTGAGGATCGGCGGAAGGGTGGAGTTGCTCAGTGCCTCGAGGGTGATGTTGTACCTATGGGATGTCTCGACGGGCTCACTGCTATACACGTAGTCTGATTTCAGGTATGGCGGGGTCTCGGGATGCTTCAGCCACCGGTACCCGTTGACGTAGACGTTAAACTGCCGCGACGTGTCGGTCCCGGTGAGGTTGGAGAGCTCGGAAAAGTGCAAGATGGGGTAGTACTCGTTCGTCCACGGGGTACGGATCCCAGGAGAAGTCGATCTTGGTGGAGTTGACGGGGGTCGCGGCGGTCTGCAAGACGGCGGAGGGCACCTTGAAGAAGTCCTGCCAGAGGTTGTCGACGGTGGAGCTGCTGGAGATCTCGGTGCAGCCGAGCAAGGTCCCCGGCTCCCACAGGCGGTCATTTGGGTCGTCCGGATACCTGCAGAACGTTTAGCCGTCTACCGTTCTGCTGTTACGAAGGATGACATCGAAAGCATCATCTGCTCACCTAATGTAAGCATCTCCTGCTCGTAGGTTAATCCGTTTGAAAAGGACCAGACTACGGGAGGCGTTCGCGGCCGGGTAAAGGTTGTCCTTCAATGGCCTCGCCTCGAGCGCGGATATGAACGGAGTTCCGTATCCCGTGTTCACCAGGCACACCCAGAGGAAATCAGCCGAGGCCACGGTGATGGCTTCGAGCGTGACAAAGCTGCCGGGGTCGGTGATATTGACTGTGGCCCAAAAGTTGACTCCGAGGTGGAGGTCGAAGCGGAGTGACTGGTTGTTGAAGCCATCGTAGTTCCCGTACATGAACCACGCCCGTAGCAGGTACTTGGAGCCCCGGGTGATGAGCTTGATCGTGTAGCAATTGCGAGTCCCATTGGGAAAGCTTCTGGGGCTCAACCATCACCTTCCCATGCTGGAGGAAACGTATGCGGCGGAGGTGTTTCGGTTTGTGCCGGCGTCTGTGCATGCGCTGTCGGAAACATAGGTTATGTTGGTCTTGGAATCGTGTAGGTGGAATCGGGGGGCGATGCCGCAGTCAATGCTTATGAAcgctccgagagagagagagagatcattggGAGATGACTCTTATTGGTCAACCCATTTTAGATTTGTGGTTTCTTCACAGTCAAGAAACTAAACGTCAGCGTGAGGTAAGATAACGGCGGTGGTTTGCCATTTCGAGCAGATAGAGGCAGCTGCATACCAAGAGCGTCCGTGGACCGAGTGAACTGGAACGGCGGCGATGGCAAAGCCCAGTAGGAGGAAGCAGTACCAAACTGAAGCCTTCGTCGTGGAGCTGATGAAGCGCCCCCTCGTCTCGGACACTGCCGCCTCTCCCCCCTCCACGTGGAATGCTCGACTCCATTGATACGGAGGGAGGACTACGACGGAAGCACGGATCGTCCGTAGGACCGACGTGTTCCCACGAACTCATCGGTCATCCTCCTCTCCAACAGGACAGACGCCATATGTACCCGAAAGAGGCCGTGGGGACCACCTCTGGTCAACCCGTGctcccgatatatatatatatatatatatatatatataatatgactatttgtttgaaaagagttttatttTACCAAAggagttcattttttttttcaaacgatatttttattttaaataatatcaaataTTATCCCATTGATATCTTTTTCATTAGTTTCAGAGACACTTTATGGATTCATCCAAATGGATGGATCGAtctatacaataaaattcatagagTTTGCATAGTAATTTGATAATCCATATGGGGATAAAAAATTAACTTGCTATAATATTTTAGTCACCACAATAATGATACTATAAAATCtatttgaaaatattttaaatgataaaaaaaatactcaTAGACTCGATCAAATCaactatatatataaaaaattagtaTTGTAATAGTTTATAAGCAACAATAACTAAAAAAGTATGATATGATGCCACTTACAATAAttttaatagatttataatatttttaatacatcaataaaaataatataatgctATTAAAAAATAGTACAATTATCTCAAATGGAATCAAAACACATTAGAAATCACTTGATATGCCATATTAGGATTTAAATAAGTATATATAATAATTTAGGATGAACATCACCAAAATAAGGATAAAAAATTAGTCTATTATAGTGTTTTGATCgtcataataaaaatactataaagcctacttgaaaatattgtaaatcaCCTAAATTAACTTCTAACCCTAAATACTATAAATGATTCACTCACCCTATGGATCGATAAACCGATccatcctttatatatatatatatttggagttTGGGTCATTATGGTATTTAAATATAAAGAGAAAGATAACAGTTGTGTAAGAGTAAAATATACTTTTCTTATATTAAAGCACCAgcgaaaaaaaaggaagagagagaaaaTTAATGTTTTTATCAGTATCCGATGGTCCATATTGAATATCTTAATCCCATTAGGTTTTCCTCCTTAATAATTAGTGCAGATAATGATTGGTTTTGCCAGTGGTATTTGACTAGTCGATCGATAGATTGAGCGCTCGAGTTGGATGCAGTTCTCATTGTATGTATCAGCTTCATCTTTCTCCATGTATAGATGTCAAATATCTCACTGCGACTATAAGATTTAGGAAAACTAAATGCATGGAGGAACttttcaacaacaacaacaaataagAAACCATATTTCTTTTCAATCTGTGCATGTTGCTGTTGTTTTAATACCTGTTGTCAGTAGTCAACTACATATGAGTTGGAATCTCTTCCTTGTTCTAAAGCGTGATATTGACTAGATTGCAATCCATAAAGCTTACCGACGACTGCGTCTCATCGAGCTCACGACGCACGTCATGAAGCGTCAGTCAACCCAACCTAACTCTTTCAAGTCTGAATGATACTTGCCACCCACTTAACGTACAAATTCTTCGGCAGGTTTCTGACCattatattcatatatttttcCCGCGGATTAGTCACAGtacggaagaaagaaagaaagagaagtagCTGATACAGAAAAGAAATGTGATTCGAGTCTTCGGCTTTTGCTATCTCCGAAGAGCTTATTAGGCTTTCCCAGGACGAGTTGGTGCAGCAAAATGCCTTAAACTGGGATCCAGCTTTGAGATGTGACATGATTACTGCAGACTTGTTAGTTGGTGGGATCCCATGGCCCCAGGGATTTGATTACTCGGGGCATCGTTATGTGCAAGTTTGACTGATCCGTTCGCCTGCTGCTTGTGTGGGAAAAACCTTCCTCCAGATGAAGAAACTGGCCATGGGAAGGGGATGCTTCAGGTCGAGGAACATGGCCGTCATCCCATGTTCGATTCTTCTGTCGTTCTCTCTGCTCGCTGTTCAAGTTGGAGGTCAGTTTTCGGACGGTCTCGGTAAGTAATCCTATCTTGCTTCCCGTTTAACTTCTTTCAATACCATGTTCTTCGAATGTAGGTTTTCCATGCAATTTGTTTACAGGAACTGTTCAAATAAGACATCTTCCTGTAGATAGCAGTAGTGAAACATGGATCTGACAGTCCGATGAAACATAGATCATCTACGGAAATAGGATTTGTAACTAATATCAAGTATGGGAGCACCTCAGATATCATCTACGAGAGGCCCTTTCGTACATCGATCTAATGAAATTTTCGTTTGTTGGGTTGATGTGTAGAGTGTTGGGGTTGGTAATTAGATTTTGGATTATTAAGGAAGAAGAATAATTCCTAATAAATAAGATTTATTCCTATGGATAGATCATAAGTTTTAATGTTCTAGTGAGAGGGAGAGATGGAATACCATCCGAGTTTTTTTTTAGTGGATTGAAAAAAGAGTTGTTTCAAGTCTACATCAGAGAGTATATTAGGGGTTTAAgttaaatcatgataaaatatttttttttattaaatttattatataataaaaaatatttttttaatataaatagagAATTATCGATTCACATTAATATTGTATTgactttttgatatattttttattattgatattaaAAATGTTTTTTTATTTCAAAGTCTTTTTTCTCTCCCTAATAAAAATATCGTCCATCTGTTATTCTCAAGAAATTTGATAGAAAAAATAGTTTCACTCTATAAAAGAATAGTCTTTAAATTATTATGTTTGTACCATCTACGAAAATAATCCCTCTACTAATTTCTCTACAATCATTCACCTATTGGTTTCATACATAAGAGGCTAATTGATTGTGATCATCCCTTATTTAAGATATTAACAAATGTCTTAATGATCAATTACAAGAAATAGCAATAGCAACAACAATTCGAATGATAATTGGTTTTACAATTAGACTAAATGTATCCATATATTTCTCTCTTACAGGAAACATATATTTCATATATCATATTTCtgtatcataatataatatacatatttcAATGAACATATATTTCATATATCATATTTCtgtatcataatataatatacatatttcAATGAACATATAGATGCTCTAGGCTTGATGTATATTGTTGTTGTAAACTGTGTCAACTACTCTCATGCCTTTTCTTCTTCCTACAGCCTCTTCTCTACTCAAACACATTTCATACATCTCTTCCCAGGTTTTATCAGCCTTGATTGTGGATATGGACGTGATGCTCAAGCATATTACGTGGGGCCATTATCCGGTATAACATACGTCTCTGATGCTCCGTACACGGACAGTGGCGAGACTCATAACATATCCTCAGTATACGCATCAGTAACGCTCCCCCAGCGATTCCTCACCGTGAGAAGCTTCCCAAGTGGAGCTCGGAACTGCTACACCTTCAAATCAATGACCCCACGGCTTAAGTATCTCATCAGGGCATCATTCTTTTATGGCAACTATGATTCCAAGAACAGTTCTTCTGTTCAGTTTGATCTCCATCTTGGCGTCAATTTTTGGAAGACGATAACTGTGACCAGCAGATCGAACGTGTATTTCGCAGAAACTATCATGGAAGCCACAACCGATCTGATATCAGTTTGCCTGGTGAACACTGGTCGTGGAACTCCATTCATCACTTCGCTGGAGCTGAGACCACTCAACCGCACTCTTTATCCTGTCGTGAACGCATCTCTCAGTCTCATTCTCTCGTCGCGGTTTGACATGGGCCGGATAGGTGGTTATCTGAGGTCAGTCACACGAGATCCATCAGCATAGCTATTGATCCATTTGAGATTGATCTTTCTTTTCGCCTGATAACATAACAGGTTTCCTTCCGATCGCCATGATCGCATCTGGAATCCATTTGACGACACAACCTCTTTGACAAAGACATCGACTAATCTCCCAGTCGAAAATCCTGTGGCTGATCACTTTGAGGCACCTCTTGACGTCATGAATACTGCAGTTGTCCCTGTGAACTCCAACAAACTGGAACTCAGTTTGGCAACAGAACCCGGGGGCCTCGATGAATACTACGCAGTCCTATACTTCTCTGAGCTGAAGCCACTGCTCCAGAATGAATCGAGGCAGTTCTTCGTCTACCTCGGAGGAACCTTGCTGAATGATGCCAAACCCTTCACCCCGGACTACCTTTCTTCCAGCGCTGTATACAGTACAAACCCTACTTCAGCACCCACTCACTACAACATCTCCCTTGTTTCCACAAGCGATTCCACCCTTCCACCCATCCTCAACGCAGGGGAGGTGTTTTCTACAATGCAGAACACGATTGTGCCATCGGATAGCAGAAATGGTAACGGTGATATGTATGTAATCCACTGCTTCTTTATGTTGTTAGTATCTTATGTTTGTTTCGTTCTGCCATATTGTTCAATCAGTCGATGCAATGGTGGCAATCAAAGGAACGTATGCTGTGAAGAGGAATTGGATGGGCGATCCATGCATGCCAAAAGCTTATGCTTGGGATGGATTGAATTGTACTGTTGATGTAGCTGGAGTTTC is from Musa acuminata AAA Group cultivar baxijiao chromosome BXJ1-6, Cavendish_Baxijiao_AAA, whole genome shotgun sequence and encodes:
- the LOC135676869 gene encoding putative leucine-rich repeat receptor-like serine/threonine-protein kinase At2g19230 isoform X2 yields the protein MLTLGIRTTQMTACGSRGPCSAAPRSPAAPPSTTSGRTSSRCPPPSCRPPRPPSTPPRSTSPGIRTPWTNEYYPILHFSELSNLTGTDTSRQFNVYVNGYRWLKHPETPPYLKSDYVYSSEPVETSHRYNITLEALSNSTLPPILNAVEIYSRMNDANVPSDAGDVNAMMMIEAWYKIKRNWMGDPCSPKAFAWDGINCTFSILNHPRITTLNLSSSGLTGEINKSFASLGAIDYLDLSHNNLTGTIPDVLAELTSLKLLDLTSNQLNGTIPSSLLEKSQNGFLTLRLKKRYHHEATE
- the LOC135676869 gene encoding putative leucine-rich repeat receptor-like serine/threonine-protein kinase At2g19230 isoform X1, with the protein product MLTLGIRTTQMTACGSRGPCSAAPRSPAAPPSTTSGRTSSRCPPPSCRPPRPPSTPPRSTSPGIRTPWTNEYYPILHFSELSNLTGTDTSRQFNVYVNGYRWLKHPETPPYLKSDYVYSSEPVETSHRYNITLEALSNSTLPPILNAVEIYSRMNDANVPSDAGDVNAMMMIEAWYKIKRNWMGDPCSPKAFAWDGINCTFSILNHPRITTLNLSSSGLTGEINKSFASLGAIDYLDLSHNNLTGTIPDVLAELTSLKLLDLTSNQLNGTIPSSLLEKSQNGFLTLRFVLCSNIRSFLLVFTHS